The following are encoded together in the Bubalus kerabau isolate K-KA32 ecotype Philippines breed swamp buffalo chromosome 3, PCC_UOA_SB_1v2, whole genome shotgun sequence genome:
- the LOC129646413 gene encoding 60S ribosomal protein L37-like, whose translation MRKGASSFGKCQNKTHTLCRRRGSKAYHLQKCGKCGYPAKRKRKYNWSAKAKRRNTTGTGRMRHLKIVYRRFRHGFREGTTPKPKRAAVAASSSS comes from the coding sequence ATGAGGAAGGGAGCGTCATCGTTTGGAAAGTGTCAGAATAAGACGCACACGCTGTGCCGCCGCCGTGGCTCTAAGGCCTACCACCTTCAGAAGTGTGGCAAGTGTGGCTACCCTGCCAAGCGAAAGAGAAAGTATAATTGGAGTGCTAAAGCTAAAAGACGAAATACCACCGGGACTGGTCGAATGAGGCACCTAAAAATTGTATACCGCAGATTCAGGCATGGATTCCGTGAAGGAACAACACCTAAACCCAAGCGAGCGGCTGTTGCAGCATCCAGTTCATCTTAA